TGTGATCAGACAGGGAAAAGCAGAAGAAATTTCGCTTTATGTGGCAGATATGACATCGGATGAGCGGAAGATTGTAAAGGCCGGATGCCTGATCAACTATAACAGAGCAAGAAAAAATCAGTAGAATGATTTAAAATTACAAACCTTAATAAATATTAAGAAAACCATAGGTGTTTCTGTAAGGTAAGAGCCCTATGATAAACACAACGAAGCAAATACTAATGCAAATGGATGTTAAGGAGGAAGCACGAATGGAAATCAAGAAACCTGCAATTGCAGGAACATTAGAATCCAGTGACTGCCAGGTAACAGTAGAAGCCGGAGAAGGAAAAGTTGATTTTTCACTGGAAAGCGCAGTGATCAATCAGTATGGAAACCAGATTAAGAAAGTAGCTTATGAAACACTGGAAAATCTGGGAATCGATAATGTAAAGCTTACAATCGTAGATAAAGGAGCTCTTGACTGTACGATCAAAGCAAGAATCGAAGCAGCTGTTTACCGTTCGGTAGGACAGATCGAAGATTTACCGTGGGGAGGTGCGATCAGATAATGAATCCGAATAAAAAAAGACTTAGAAGAACTATGATGTTTTTAAATGCACAGAAACCGGGACTGATCAAAGATCCTTATATTTACAAAC
The sequence above is drawn from the Coprococcus comes ATCC 27758 genome and encodes:
- the citD gene encoding citrate lyase acyl carrier protein → MEIKKPAIAGTLESSDCQVTVEAGEGKVDFSLESAVINQYGNQIKKVAYETLENLGIDNVKLTIVDKGALDCTIKARIEAAVYRSVGQIEDLPWGGAIR